The Cylindrospermum stagnale PCC 7417 genome segment TGGGCTGGGATTTATCCCCCTGCGTCAATCACGATATGACTTAGTAATTCTCAAAAAATATCTAGAAGAAACGCCAGTACAGCAATTGCTCAGTACCTTAGGACATCGGCTGGTTCACTCACAATTAGAAATTCTCGGCGGCTACGACATCAGTAAAATTGGGGAAGTTGTAGCAACCGTTTAAATTTTAACTACGATTTTGGTGTGTGCTTCAGGGAAAAACTCTGCCTAAATTTCTATTTCTTCTGTAGCCATTTTTCGATTTTTGTAAGGCCGGGTTAACCCGCGTCAATTTAGTTAAACTCGTCCTTACATTTTTTATTAGTCATTAGTCATTAGTCATTAGTCATTCGTGGGAATAAAAGACACCGACTAATGAGCAAGAGAAACTTACCAAAACTCTGAATATGTTCGGGATATTTACCCTTTTTGCGGTAGAACGCGCACCTCCGGCGAAGTTCTACATGCGCTGCTGTAACACTACAGTGCAAACTCCTCATCATCGCAGACCCACCAAAGCTAACAAATACTAGGAGCTAGAACATCATGTCCGACGAAAAAATTAGACAAATTGCTTTCTACGGTAAAGGCGGTATTGGTAAATCTACCACCTCCCAAAATACCCTAGCGGCAATGGCAGAAGTAGGTAAACGCATCTTGATTGTGGGATGCGACCCCAAAGCCGACTCCACCCGATTGATATTGCACTGTAAAGCCCAAACCACCGTGTTGCACCTCGCCGCCGAACGGGGTGCTGTCGAAGATATCGAACTAGAAGAAGTTGTAATCACTGGTTTCCGGGATATCAGATGCGTAGAATCTGGTGGACCTGAACCCGGTGTAGGTTGCGCCGGTCGCGGTATCATTACCGCCATCAACTTCTTAGAAGAAAACGGTGCATACCAAGACGTAGATTTCGTATCCTATGACGTGTTGGGTGACGTTGTCTGTGGTGGTTTCGCCATGCCAATTCGTGAGGGCAAAGCGCAAGAAATCTATATCGTTACCTCCGGTGAAATGATGGCGATGTTTGCTGCTAACAACATCTCTCGCGGTGTTCTCAAGTACGCCCATACTGGCGGTGTGCGCTTGGGTGGTTTGATTTGTAATAGCCGCAATACTGACCGGGAAGACGAACTGATCGAAACTCTGGCAGCCAGATTGAATACCCAAATGATTCACTTCGTCCCTCGTGACAACATCGTGCAACACGCTGAATTGCGGCGGATGACTGTTAACGAGTACGCACCTGATAGCAACCAAGCTAATGAATACCGGACATTAGCCGACAAGATTATCAACAATACAAATCTTGCCATTCCCACACCTATTGAGATGGATGAGCTAGAAGATTTACTGATTGAATTCGGTATTCTCGAAAGCGAAGAAAATGCTGCAAAACTGATAGGTGCAGCTAATGCTCAAGCCGATGCTGGTAAGAAGCTAGAAGACGCTGAAGGTGAAGCGTTGGAAGCACTGGCAAAAGGCAACGTAGAAATAGTTGCTGGTGAGAAAAAGAAGTAAAGCTTGTGCAGCTTCAAAAAACAGGACTTACGCAACTAGCATGGCTTTGTAGGGTGCGTCAGACTCAGTAATTCGATAACAATCAACAGATTTTCGGCATCTGACGCACCCGACAATCTTACATTGACTGAGACACTTGCGTAAGTCCTAAAAAAGAAGCCGCAGAAGTTTCTACTAAGGGGTCAGTGGTGGGCTGTGCAGTCCACCTTCCCTCCCTTATCCTGATGCACAGATATATCGATATCGCCTAGTTTAGGCGACGAAATTAATAATTAAGTTGTCTGTTTTCTGTTTTCCCTTTGTGTTGGTTGGCTATTTAGGGGATGGGAAATCTCTCTCTTTTTTCCATTCCCTTTTATCTCACATTTCTAGGGAAATCTGATGCAGATTCGTAGAAATTGCAACCACCCAGGAAACTAAAAACGATGAATCCTCACAAATTTTACCCATCATCAGCAGAAAAATGAAAACTAGCCAAGGGGAAATTAACGACCAGCCCATTCAGCCAAAATCCGACAACGGAGATCAGTCTTGTACACAATTCATTCAACCAGAAACTCAAGATGATTGTGCCTTTGATGGTGCAATGTTTACCCTAATACCAATTACCGATGCTGCTCATTTAGTCCACGGGCCTAGTGGCTGTATCCATAACTCTTGGGGAAGTCGCGGTAGTCTCTCTTCTGGTTCCATGCTGTACAAAGTCCGTTTTACTACAGATATGGAAGAGAGCGATATCATTTTTGGTGGAGCTAAAAAGCTGAAGAGAGGCATTCAAGAATTAACAAGACGCTATAAACCTGCGGCTGTATTTGTTTACTCTACCTGCGTTTCGGCTTTAATTGGTGATGACATTAGTGGAGTCTGCAAAGCTGCTACTGAGCAAACAGGAATACCGATTATCCCTGTAAATGCCCCCGGATTTGTGGGGCATAAAAATTTCGGCTCTAGCCTTGCTGGTGAAGCTTTGCTGGAATATGTTATTGGTACAGCCGAACCAGATATTACTACTCCCTACGACATTAACTTGATTGGTGAATACAATGTTGCGGGTGGATTGTGGCAGG includes the following:
- the nifH gene encoding nitrogenase iron protein; amino-acid sequence: MSDEKIRQIAFYGKGGIGKSTTSQNTLAAMAEVGKRILIVGCDPKADSTRLILHCKAQTTVLHLAAERGAVEDIELEEVVITGFRDIRCVESGGPEPGVGCAGRGIITAINFLEENGAYQDVDFVSYDVLGDVVCGGFAMPIREGKAQEIYIVTSGEMMAMFAANNISRGVLKYAHTGGVRLGGLICNSRNTDREDELIETLAARLNTQMIHFVPRDNIVQHAELRRMTVNEYAPDSNQANEYRTLADKIINNTNLAIPTPIEMDELEDLLIEFGILESEENAAKLIGAANAQADAGKKLEDAEGEALEALAKGNVEIVAGEKKK